GACCAGCGAATCCGAGTTAAATATTTCACTCAGAAGGAAGGCGAAAAGCTGCTGCGGGATTCCCTGTCCCTTTATGAAAAGAAGGTATCCGGACGCTTAAGCGCTACTTGAAAGTAATATTCTTCCCCTTACGGGGGAGGATTTCCCTCCCCCGTAAGGGTTTTTTCTGTTATCCCCTCCACCTGGTGCATGATCTCCAGAATCGGTATTCCAGATTCCCGGGCGATGCTTTTGCAGTCATCATACTCGGGGGTCACGTGTCTTCTTCCCTCACGTTCTGATACTTTGACCCGGACCGGCCCCCAGGGTGTTTCCACCGTAGATACCCGGCGGGGTAGAGAGATTTTTTGAACGCGGTAAGACCGTAATCCAAGAGTGCTTGTTTCCCGGAAAATGAGGGCTTGCAGGGCATCAGCGCATATCGGGGTTGCCAGAACCGAAAGCCGAAATCCGGTCCGGAATTTCTTCATGGAAACTGAGGTCAAAAATACATCGAGGGCGCCCGCCTCGAAAAGCAATTCGCTGAGATAATCGATAATCTGAGGGTTCATGTCGTCGAGGTTGGTCTCAATCATGATATTCTCACAAGTATCGATTGCCTGGTAATAATGACCGAGGACAGCACGCAGAACATTGGGCTGGGGAAAATTTTTCTGTCCGGCTCCGTATCCGATCTGTTCGATACGCAGAGGAGGTAAAAAATCGAAGCGACAAGGTATGGTGGTCAGAAGGGCGGCCCCGGTTGGGGTGGTGAGCTCGCCTTCCACTGCACCGGGATATACGGGTATTCCTTTTAGTAATTCAAGAGTCGCCGGAGCGGGAACCGGGAGCAGCCCATGCGCCGTCTCGATCCATCCCCGGCCGGTAGGGATGGGTGACGCGAAGACTTCGGTCACACCAAGCATAGCTAGCCCCAGGAATCCACCGCACAGATCGATCAGGGTATCTAAGCCGCTTAACTCATGGAGGTGGACCTCTGTCGGGTTAATCCCGTGTATTTTTCCTTCCGCTCGGGCGATCGCCCACAAAGCGTTCACAGCTTGATTCCGAATAGGCAGGGGTATGGCGCTTTTATTGACGATATCGATCAAGTCCACTGCCCGACGGTGGGGCGGATAGTGGCTAGGTTGGGAAGGAACGCTATGGGCGTCCCGTTCAGAAACCTCGACCAGCGTGGACTGAATAAAACCTTTTTTGACTTTTTTCACCGAAATATCGAAGGGAATACCCAGTTCGGCCATGCGTTCACAGAACGGCTCTTTTTGAAGACCCAGATCGAACAGGGCTCCCAGGAACATATCCCCGCTGATTCCGGAAAAGCAGTCGAGATATAGGATCATCGCCGGCTCACTGTTACCCTTCGGATTGTAAATTGATCATAAAACTGATTCTACTGCAATAAGTAATTCTTGGCCAAGTGCTTTCTGATGTCCTCATAGACGGACTTCCCGGTTCAAATCGCGAGGAAGACCACGAGTTCTGAAGCCTGGCGAAAGGCGATTTCTCGTATTAGGAATATCGTTTTTTCGAGACAGAAAATGACTTCGGGAAATCTTTTTCGTAAGCGGCGGCAAGTGATTAATGCAACCGAAAGCAATATTTTCGTTGGGAAGGCTATCCAAGTTATACCCGGTTTCTTTGAGAGCAAAAATTATATTGTGGAAAGGCGTGAGGATTCGGGCCAGTTCAGGCAACGGATAACTCTTTCTGGTAAGTTGGTTGATGCCCGAGGAAATCCTCGGGACCGCCGGTCGATATCGGTTTGTTTCAATAACAGGCGATCTCCGGACAAGGCGAGGTGGGCGAACGATTATCCCGCTTGTTTCCTCTCCCGGTGGGAGAAACGTTGATCTGTGCAATTTGTCTTTCGAGGCGACTCAGATCGAAGGCGTCTTCCCACTTGTCAACAATCCGCAGGTTTTGGTCAAGCAGGAACAACGTTGGATACGTCCATACCCCCCATTCCGGGCGTAAATCTGTTTTGCCCATAAAAATTTCCAGATCAAGGCTGAATGAATCGTTCAATCGCTGCACTTCTCGCCAATTGCAACCGGCGCAAACCGGAATAATATCCACGTGGTTCATATCACGCATCATCTTCAACTTAGCCAGATACGGAAGGCAAGAGAGGCACTGTGGTGATAGAAAAAATACGATAACGGGTCTATCT
This Atribacteraceae bacterium DNA region includes the following protein-coding sequences:
- the larC gene encoding nickel pincer cofactor biosynthesis protein LarC produces the protein MILYLDCFSGISGDMFLGALFDLGLQKEPFCERMAELGIPFDISVKKVKKGFIQSTLVEVSERDAHSVPSQPSHYPPHRRAVDLIDIVNKSAIPLPIRNQAVNALWAIARAEGKIHGINPTEVHLHELSGLDTLIDLCGGFLGLAMLGVTEVFASPIPTGRGWIETAHGLLPVPAPATLELLKGIPVYPGAVEGELTTPTGAALLTTIPCRFDFLPPLRIEQIGYGAGQKNFPQPNVLRAVLGHYYQAIDTCENIMIETNLDDMNPQIIDYLSELLFEAGALDVFLTSVSMKKFRTGFRLSVLATPICADALQALIFRETSTLGLRSYRVQKISLPRRVSTVETPWGPVRVKVSEREGRRHVTPEYDDCKSIARESGIPILEIMHQVEGITEKTLTGEGNPPP